The Aedes albopictus strain Foshan chromosome 2, AalbF5, whole genome shotgun sequence region aaacaaaaccagcgcacctgatcttcttattttaggcttattacgagtgagcaagaacagaataataaaatgcactgttgtttgaagcttgcttcttgagatttgtgcgtctgaagttctgatgcactgttggagcgggatttcaagacgtttaaataagggcgaaagtaacatgagagagttctcttcatcgactctctcttcttcaaattaaagtgacaagatgcaagtatggttgcactttttggtcataaatcgctaggttacgatgcaatctagcgtttgagtgtaaaaaagttcgattgaatttgtatcttgtcactttaatttgcagaagagagagtcgatgaagagaactctctcatgttactttcgcccttatttaaactcaatctagacatgTTTCGGAGTTAGATTTTCTATCGATTTTTCAACGTAACGAATGGCATGTTAAACTTTTGTCCATTCAACATGAAATTGACCTTTTCTACCACTTTGTTTAAATTCCTCAACAGTTTTATCGAGGTACTTTAACCCATTCTGTTGCTAAAAACATCCACATGAACTGATTGTTGTGTTGCTATCAAAAAGAACATTGAAATCTGATGTAGTCTCCCTGCCTTCTCTCTAATGCACCCTCAGATGAATGCGTTTTAATGTGGTGTACtagaaagaaaaaaagaaaactatGAGATTGACGCCGGCCTGATCGGCGTAAGTGCGAGTGATTTTTATTATGTTTCATCGAATCGAAATAGAAGAGCGCGACGTTTGTTAGTCTGAGCTAATACTGGGAGGGAAAAGCGGGCGAACGTTCAAAAATTCAAACAAAtgaggaaaattaaaaaataaataacgttcttaGGGGATTAAGTGAGACAAGAGTAGCGAATCGTagaatacttggaaaaaaaaaCGGACAGCGCAGTCGGAAAGCAAAATGAAAGCTTATGTAAGTTGTGCGGTGAAATAAAGGGAAATTGAAGAAGAGAATAAACACCGGAAGTGATGAACTTTAGGATTTCTAAATTATACTTTGAATACTTATACGAATAAATCATTATGAATAATTTATTAATATTACAGCTGTATAATGTAATTATTGTCAGGAGAAAACAAGAGAAAACTTTTCTTTAGAGCAAAAAAATGCATCAAATGTATTTGAATTTATTATAAAACtggaatttgttattattttgtccgaaaatgtatgaaaaccaatTCAAGTTAACAACTACACTCAATAATTCTGTTTTTACACGACTtcttttacgcggttttattttgcacgattttcacgaagttacgcgacttttttttacgcaattttggtgatttgcggagggcaaatcgcgtaaaaaatccTCAATAAGATCTATATCTAATTATTAATAGAGCTAGGATGCACAGGTTTGATACACGTTTTTGTCTGCGTTCTTAGATGCGAAACCGCGGTTATTTTAAATCACACTtggaacaaactcaccaaaaGCATCACATTTGACGACAGCATTTTAGCAATATGCATTATATTTTATCTTGGTGCTTTGTTGTCAAAGTTTAGCCGTCTGTAATCAATGACTTActttacttacttaccggtcagactaaggtttGAGTGCCCTCCGCTGTACGTAAGAGTCGtcttcattctactcggtccatggctatgcgtctccagttccgcactctgcgtccGCAAGTTGTCattcacttgatcgacccacctagctcgctgctcaccacgtcttcttgtaccggtcggatgactttcgagaaacatcttaatcgggttgctatccaacatcctgatgacgtgcctCGTCCACCGGGTCTCAGCAGCTGAagcagctcatggttcattcaccttctccaagtcccgtcttccatctgcactccgccgtagattgtacgcaacatcttccgttcgaaaactccaagggcgcgttggtcctctgctcgtagagtccatgtttcgtgccaatAGTGGACTAAAAagtctaataagcgttttgtagattgttaacttcgtgtgacggcgaactttgttcaatcgtggagttctgcggagtccaaagttaactcggtttcctgccacaatgcgtctctgaatttctccgcaggtgtcgttgtcggcggtcatcagtgatgCCAAGTACACgtattcttcaaccgtctcgatttcatcaccgtcgatagaaattcggggtggtgagCGCGGTAATTccccctagagccctttgccatcatgtactttgtcttcgacacattgatgactaatccgattcacctggcttcggATGaatgtttccgccatcgtctcaaatttgcaaaATATAGcagttgaacggacttcgtgaaaatcgttctactCGTGTTAAGCCCCGCTCtcctttatacactttttaaagcaatgttaaacagcaagcacgaaagacacttaccttgccgcaaccctctgcgagatttgaagggactcgagaatgtccctgatactcgaactacgcacatcactcgatccatcgttgacTTGATCAATCATAGCAGTTTTCGTGCATAAgctgccatagctgatctcgatcgattgtatcatacgccgattgaaaatcgatgaacaagtgatatgtgggcacgttgtattcgcggcatttcttcaacacttggcggatggcgaacatctgatccgttgtagcgcgttcatccatgaatccagcctgatattgccgcaCGAACTTTCTTTCTTGTAACACCAAAACCGCTCCGGCAGCTACGTGGCCAGCAACATCTTCAACCGATTACAGCAACTCATTCAAATCTCTAAAACCAGCTGTTTTCTAGTGTAGCCATACAGTCCATTTTGACCTGACAAAGCGTCAAGATAGTTAATAAAACGTTTAGTGAAAACCCGTCATCTTTCTGCTTGAAAGACCaacccctctctctctctctctctctctctcttcttggcgtaacgtcctcatttggacaaagcctgcttctcagcttagtgttctatgagcacttccattaactgagagcttcctctgccaatgaccattttgcatgcgtatatcgtgtggcaggcacgaagatactctatgcccagggaaatcaaggaaatttcctttacgaaaagatcctggaccgaccgggaatcgaacccgtcaccctcagcatggtcatgctgaatacccgtgcgtttaccgcctcggctgtatgggcccttaaaaaaaatccaaaaaagacCAACCCCCTTCCTGTCATATTTCCGAGGAAAGACCTACGCCTGACCCTTTCCCTTGAGGCAACCAAGGCCGCAAAGTTGTGTTTAAAGTTAAGGGAGGAGTTTTTAGGACAaaaacatttcattgagaggCACATAGACGATAAACGGTACTTTATTTAGGTACATAACTTTTTAATACATTAGCACTTCCTATGATCGTATAACGGTATCAAATAAATACGAAACCCAGCAAAAAtcagactgatatgcgatcataggcagagcAGGTTCATCATAATAAAATAGTAACAGTTAACATAGGCCAACGATTCACATGTTGGCAAATAAATCATCCGCATCTACGTAATCAGCATCAGCGCCACTTTCACTTGATTTAGGCACAGTGTTCAcattgtagaattcttcaacttCATCTGCAGTGATGGTACTCATGTCGCTCTCGCCCATACCAATCAATCCGAAGCGTTCGCGAACCACCACCTGTTCCCAGAATTCCTGCTTATTCCGCGCGAGAAGACTCTTCTTGAACTCCGCAATCCACTCATTATACCGGTATGGGCCCATAATCTTCGCTTCTTCGCGATACATCATCATGGCCATGGCTACTTTCTCGTACTGAACGGTCATCGATTTGAACACCAAATCCGAGATGACGTTCTGAATCTGGCCGCAAAGAGTGGCAAATTTCTCGCCTCGTTTCAGCAGCAAAGCGAAATCTTCCGCGGGGGTAACGGTTCCCACTTCTACAATCGTCCTTTGGTCATCCAATTCCTCTTCGGCATCGGTCGCATTTTGTTGGGATGTGCCGGCGACTGCGCCATCCAAACTAGCAGTGATCTTGTTCGCCCTTTGAAGCCACTTGAGCCGAGCGTTGACCTTGACTTCCTTCAGTGGGAAtagatttttaacttcttccaatGCGGTTTTGGATCTTTCCCGCACCTTGGGTGGTACATCTACCAGCTTCTTCAGTTCTTCGTCCATAGCCGGTATGGGGGCTTTCGGATGAAGTGCTCGATGGGCAACCGTTCTGTACATATGCTGATGGATTGGGTTCAATGTCTTTTGTAGAGCGAACGCTTCTTTAGATCCGGTGTCATCGTCCAACGCATCCATCAGGTCCATTGCGTCGATCAGTTTTTCCACGGCTTCGTACTGTGCATCGGTTGGTTTATACTTGTTCGATAGGAGTGGAGGGAATTTCAACAGGGCAACTTCCTCTGAAAAATATATAAGAGACACATGCATATTCATCACTAACCTTAGAAAAACTGCTAAAAATAGTATGTCATGCAAATTGTATTGAATGTACAATGAGAATGTGTTTGAAGTTTTAAAACATAATTCGTTTTTTATTTAAACCCAATGATTATCTATTACCTTCACAATGTGAAATCTATATTTACTTACCTTGAAAGCACAGCTCCATCATGATCAGGCATGGATAACGCTTCCTATACGTTGGCATGAGCACGTTGATCTTGGGTCGTGTATCACGGCGGTACACCTTGGTGGCAATCATGAATACATCCAGCTCGATCATTGCCTTCACCAGTGCGGACAGTTTGGCTTCCGAAGCAGAGCAGTCCTTTCTGGCAACGACCACATGGGTACCGGTTCCGcataagtattcctccagaatgtttCCAGCCACCGTAAATCCCAAGCAGGAAAGCCGCTGTTCGCCCGATTTGTAATCGATATCGATCTGACTATCGTACGGTACCACTGTTGACCCATACATGTAGCCATTGATCACGTTTTCGTAGTCCGGTTCAAAAGGCTGATCATTCTTGAAGTAGTCGGTTTTCAGCTTGACGGTAGCATTGGGATTAGTGGATTCAGTTTTGAATGATCCCAATCCCTTTTCTTCCGAAATCAACAGAAAAGCCGATATGCTGATCTGGATCTTTGTTCCGATTGACAGCATGCTGTTCCAAGGCATAGCTCTAGTAGCTTTCTTTTCGAAGTGCACAAGCAGCAGTTCAGCCGAATCAATGTTACAAAGGGCGCCGTTCGATTTGAACACTATATCCGATAGCATTTTTTCGTTGGCTCGTTGTTCTTTGGTTTTCTGATGGGTCTGACTGAAGATACCGAGGGCATCGAATATCAAATTATCCTCGTCGTGCTGGTCCTCCGAGTCCACGTGGTGTTCCACGCTATCGTTGATAACGTTCAGTTCGCATGGCATATCGGTCAACTTTCTAACCACCGAATCCATCTGGTCCTCATCCAGGTTAGACGAAACGGAAAGGGCCGATACGAGAATAATTTTCAACGAGGCAAACTTTTTGGCCCtgagaaggaaaaaaatcgaaaattattGTCAGAAGCTTCGCTTCGATCGACGTTTAGTATTCAAAACTATCATCTTCGTAGAACGAATTTCTTAACTGGTCCGAAGATTCAAGTTCATCGGACATTTCACGCGAGTGCATAGATACATAGATTTATattcatgatatttcatgaaaggTGAAGGTTTACAATTATTATTGGGTATCGACATGTTTATGCAAGGGAAATTATGTATTTTCGACGGTTTTGTTCTCTTTATGGTTTtttaactcagagttggcctaaaaaccttcccaaccaagctaaatCATATGACCAAGTTTTATGCAGTTTGGTCGACAAAACCCCccatggcgaagagaacaaacctgccgataataccccaaATCAGCCTATTTGATAACTTACTGTGCACCAACTTTGAGGAAGTTCATTGCCACAACCAGCGCATCGAACCAATCGCCGTTCACCTTCGAGGCGTGGACCTGCTTTTCCAGCACTCTTAGCATCTGCCAGTTGCTGGGATTCAGCTCAAATGCTTCCGAAATGTGATGATATCCCCCGTATTCCACGTTCAGTTGGTTATTGGTGTCATCGGTGCCCATCAGAACCAGGCCGACTTCATCCTGCGGTTTACTGAAAATCTACACTCAAAAGTTTAAGACTTGAGGTTAAACTCTGGATTGTGGGGGTGGTGTTTTACCTTTCTCTGGACGATTTTGGAAACACAACTCTTGGCGCGTTCGAAAAATGTCTGATCATTTTTACCGCTCTTTGTCAAGGTATCCTTACCGACATCCAAAATGATCATACAGCCTTCCTACGAATGTGATAAATAGAACTCGCTGTGGGAATCAAACAACATGAAATACATTATCAAGAATACGTTACCTTATTTCTGGCCATTTTTTCAAGTTTCTGAAGTTGAATATCACAGAACTACAGCAGAGACAGCAAGAACAGTCTACTACAGTAAATAACACTGTTGCACCGATTGCAGCTGGTTTACGAGTCACGAATTTTCAAGATCGAAAGCGTCTCGGTGCGCGCGTTGTCACCGGCGGGCGGCGGGTGAGTGTTGCGGCTCGTGGGGTGGGTGGTAAACAAATAAACACACAGTAAAAATAACTCGAAATTTCACAGTTGCGCAAATGTTGAGACCAAGTAAATAATTTACCAAGGTAAGTTTCCTGTTCCCCTGCGAATCCGGCATTACCCTTTAAGGTATAAAAAGTACCCTTTTTCCTGaagctgtcaaaataaagggtacttgtcaatttttgaaaaagagtAATTTTTTCCCTTCTTCGAATTCCGACCGTGTCAAGGACCGTGTACTCTGTGATGAGTGAAAAATTTGTTAAACATTTTCGAGGTACGTCTAAAGATGATGCTTGTGATTTGCTGATTTTTGCGGGTAAGTTCAACTAAATATTTATTGCCCGTTTCATCGATTTTCAGATTCCAACGCAACTTTACCTGGGCTAAATTTTTTTACGTACGCACCAATTACGATCAAACATCTTTTGTCGTTTCTATTCAACAATGCTTTGTTATTTATTGTTTCAACTGTGTTTTAAAGTGACGAACTAATTGGAAATTTCATTATTTCATAGGATGCCGACAGCTCCGAGTGTGATTCTGGACCTCCGCTCGAGCCTCCACCTGGATCAAAGTTGGGTACAGGATTCAATCAACCAGATGATGGAAGAAAGGTTATCCGCGGCTCTTTGGCAAAACCCACATACATAATTAAGAAGTAAAATATTTAACAGGAATGAATAAATATTTCGCTAGAACTATCTTTTGTGCATTGTTTGTCattcaatagggtcctaaaattaaagacgaaatctcgcttatattgaataatacgatcaagcatggtattctaatcggaattgtactttactcgaacttgaaaaacaaaggaataatgagaaaattcgaaataagaaaaatggtaaatagttctactttgacatttgaggtcaaccttgtgtgactgagctcgacatttttcgcactgggatttcaaaaatgttcctatctgacatacacggtgaaaaaaaatcactcaaagtatgtgttataagctagggacgagacaaaaggctaaaaacataaaaattatatattttcaactacggttaataaaaacgtcaaaaaatgagtaaatatgtactcttgaaccatatattgtggtttgaaacaagaatcccgataggactttaggagcctatttgtgcatttaaaaatttaattctagattgagttaaaATAAAGGCGagagtaacatgagagagttctcttcatcgactctcttctgcaaattaaagtgacaagatccaaattcaatcgaacttttttacacttagacgcaagattgcatcgcaacctagcgatttatggccaaaaagtgcaaccatacttgcatcttgtcactttaatttgaaaaagagagagtcgatgaagagaactctctcatgttactttcgcccttattgaaactcaatctagaattattaattaattaattaattaattaattaattaattaattaatacttttactcttttcataatttcagatCATTCCAGAggcctatctttttccacagtactcATCAGGTGCGTTCTACCCTAAAAGGGTAAAAATCACTCGTTTATTTGACGTACAAGCGGTTTACCCTTTAAAGAGTAAAGGCCGTTTAttctttttatgagttcacctacccgcataaacgataaccataagatgtgcctaatcacccattcgggatacaatttgAGCAGTATGTATGTGATATTGTTGAACTGTCTACAGTACTGTCCGTGTATTGTTGCCGTTTATTAGAGTACACTCAGAATAATCAACATATTGAATATAAGTGCcctgcacttagattgtgaccaattgcttttgcatttaaaaaataagtGCAGCCCTATCGAAACTTTCTCAATTCAGTCAAGATGAATTTTATGTGCGATCCTGTTGCATTTTAAAAATCAATTATTGATGGGATTTAATTGTGAGGCACATAATTTCTATTACTAagaataataacattatattggCATTAGGAGTAGACTTTGAagtaaacataaataaaaatctCGAATGATCTGCGATCGAACTGATATAAATAACTTTCCAAATAATATTAAACTGTTTTTGGAAAGTACTTTACCAACTCGATCACAGAATATTTGCTATCTAACAATAAATACAGAACCGTTGACGATTGTCACACAATAAGTTTTATTTACAAGCCATTGTGAACTCAATCCGCCGATCTGCCGACGTCACGGCCAACGAAGATGATGGACCAGGGAGGATGCAACAATGAGCTCCCGTAGGCACCCGGTCAAACAGCACGGCTCAGTCGTAGCTCCATTCGGCAGCTCCCAAATCGTTTCCGATTTCGTCCTTGGTGACGGTGGTGCAGCGGTCTA contains the following coding sequences:
- the LOC109398645 gene encoding X-ray repair cross-complementing protein 5, producing MARNKEGCMIILDVGKDTLTKSGKNDQTFFERAKSCVSKIVQRKIFSKPQDEVGLVLMGTDDTNNQLNVEYGGYHHISEAFELNPSNWQMLRVLEKQVHASKVNGDWFDALVVAMNFLKVGAQAKKFASLKIILVSALSVSSNLDEDQMDSVVRKLTDMPCELNVINDSVEHHVDSEDQHDEDNLIFDALGIFSQTHQKTKEQRANEKMLSDIVFKSNGALCNIDSAELLLVHFEKKATRAMPWNSMLSIGTKIQISISAFLLISEEKGLGSFKTESTNPNATVKLKTDYFKNDQPFEPDYENVINGYMYGSTVVPYDSQIDIDYKSGEQRLSCLGFTVAGNILEEYLCGTGTHVVVARKDCSASEAKLSALVKAMIELDVFMIATKVYRRDTRPKINVLMPTYRKRYPCLIMMELCFQEEVALLKFPPLLSNKYKPTDAQYEAVEKLIDAMDLMDALDDDTGSKEAFALQKTLNPIHQHMYRTVAHRALHPKAPIPAMDEELKKLVDVPPKVRERSKTALEEVKNLFPLKEVKVNARLKWLQRANKITASLDGAVAGTSQQNATDAEEELDDQRTIVEVGTVTPAEDFALLLKRGEKFATLCGQIQNVISDLVFKSMTVQYEKVAMAMMMYREEAKIMGPYRYNEWIAEFKKSLLARNKQEFWEQVVVRERFGLIGMGESDMSTITADEVEEFYNVNTVPKSSESGADADYVDADDLFANM